The following coding sequences are from one Streptomyces venezuelae window:
- a CDS encoding LLM class F420-dependent oxidoreductase: protein MDLRIFTEPQQGATYDTLLTVAKATEDLGFDAFFRSDHYLRMGSSDGLPGPTDAWITLAGLARETKRIRLGTLMTAGTFRLPGVLAIQVAQVDQMSGGRVELGLGAGWFEDEHKAYGIPFPKEKFARLEEQLQIVTGLWGTEVGQTFSHDGKHYQLTDSPALPKPAQAKVPVLIGGHGATRTPRLAAQFADEFNIPFASVEDSERQFGRVRAAAEQAGRKGSDLVYSSALVVCVGKDDAEVARRAAAIGRDVDELKANGLAGSPAEVVDKIGRYEAIGASRIYLQCLDLADLDHLEIISSQVQSQLS, encoded by the coding sequence ATGGATCTTCGAATCTTCACCGAGCCCCAGCAAGGGGCCACCTACGACACCCTGCTCACTGTCGCCAAGGCCACCGAGGACCTCGGGTTCGACGCGTTCTTCCGCTCGGACCACTACCTCCGCATGGGGTCCTCCGACGGCCTGCCGGGCCCCACGGACGCATGGATCACGCTCGCCGGGCTCGCCAGGGAGACCAAGCGCATCAGGCTGGGCACGCTGATGACGGCAGGCACGTTCCGGCTGCCGGGTGTGCTCGCGATCCAGGTGGCGCAGGTCGACCAGATGTCGGGCGGCCGGGTCGAACTCGGGCTCGGCGCGGGCTGGTTCGAGGACGAGCACAAGGCGTACGGCATTCCGTTCCCCAAGGAGAAGTTCGCCCGCCTGGAGGAGCAGCTGCAGATCGTCACCGGACTGTGGGGCACGGAGGTCGGCCAGACCTTCAGCCACGACGGAAAGCACTACCAACTCACCGACTCCCCGGCCCTGCCCAAGCCCGCGCAGGCCAAGGTGCCCGTCCTGATCGGCGGCCACGGCGCGACCCGCACGCCGCGCCTCGCCGCGCAGTTCGCCGACGAGTTCAACATCCCCTTCGCCTCCGTCGAGGACAGCGAGCGGCAGTTCGGGCGGGTCCGTGCCGCCGCCGAGCAGGCCGGGCGCAAGGGCAGCGACCTGGTGTACTCCAGCGCGTTGGTGGTGTGCGTCGGCAAGGACGACGCGGAGGTCGCACGGCGTGCCGCGGCGATCGGCCGCGACGTGGACGAACTCAAGGCGAACGGGCTCGCGGGTTCCCCGGCCGAGGTGGTCGACAAGATCGGGCGGTACGAGGCGATCGGCGCGAGCCGCATCTACCTCCAGTGCCTGGACCTCGCCGACCTGGACCACTTGGAGATCATCTCCTCGCAGGTGCAGTCGCAGCTGTCGTAG
- a CDS encoding family 2B encapsulin nanocompartment shell protein: MTVETSPDERLEPAPRTSLSTEAARNLATTTKSAPQMQEITSRWLLRMLPWVETKGGTYRVNRRLTYTVGDGCIEFLQDGADVRVVPRELGELALLRGFDDVDVLSAIADRFVQRDFRAGEVLVERGAPAEHIHLIAHGRIKQTSVGKYGDEVAVAVLADGGRFGDDALLDDGARWGFTATAETSGTLLTLSRSDFAALTSSAPSLRAHLAEFASRSVPRQTRHGEAEIAMSAGHVGEVKLPGSFVDYEAHPREYELSVAQTVLRVHTRVADLYNGPMNQTEEQLRLTVEALRERQEHELINNREFGLLHNAAFKQRIQPHSGAPTPDDLDDLLCRRRGTKFFLAHPRTIAAIGWGFNAYGVYPDNVDLGGQQVPAWRGVPILPCNKIPITEDNTSSILAMRTGEDNQGVIGLHQTGLPEEYEPGLSVRFMGMSEQAIISYLVTAYYSAAVLLPDALGVLENVQIGRRRD, encoded by the coding sequence ATGACCGTTGAGACCAGCCCGGACGAGCGGCTGGAGCCTGCTCCGCGGACCAGCCTGAGCACCGAGGCCGCCCGCAACCTCGCCACCACGACCAAGTCCGCCCCCCAGATGCAGGAGATCACCTCACGGTGGCTGCTGCGGATGCTGCCATGGGTGGAGACCAAGGGCGGCACCTACCGGGTGAACCGGCGGCTGACCTACACCGTCGGCGACGGCTGCATCGAGTTCCTCCAGGACGGTGCCGACGTCCGGGTGGTGCCGCGGGAGCTGGGCGAACTGGCCCTGCTGCGCGGCTTCGACGATGTCGACGTGCTGTCGGCGATCGCCGACCGGTTCGTGCAGCGCGACTTCCGCGCGGGTGAGGTGCTGGTCGAACGCGGCGCCCCCGCCGAGCACATCCACCTGATCGCGCACGGCCGGATCAAGCAGACCTCCGTCGGCAAGTACGGCGACGAGGTGGCCGTCGCCGTACTTGCCGACGGAGGCCGGTTCGGTGACGACGCGCTCCTCGACGACGGCGCGCGGTGGGGCTTCACCGCCACCGCCGAGACGTCCGGCACACTGCTGACCCTGTCCCGCTCCGACTTCGCCGCCCTCACGTCGTCCGCGCCGAGCCTGCGAGCACACCTCGCGGAGTTCGCCTCGCGGTCCGTGCCGCGGCAGACGCGGCACGGCGAGGCCGAGATCGCGATGTCGGCGGGGCACGTCGGTGAGGTGAAGCTGCCGGGTTCCTTCGTGGACTACGAAGCGCACCCGAGGGAGTACGAACTCTCCGTCGCGCAGACCGTTCTGCGGGTCCACACGAGGGTCGCCGACCTCTACAACGGCCCGATGAACCAGACCGAGGAACAGCTCAGGCTCACCGTCGAGGCGCTGCGCGAGCGCCAGGAGCACGAGCTGATCAACAACCGTGAGTTCGGTCTGCTCCACAACGCGGCCTTCAAGCAGCGGATCCAGCCCCACTCCGGCGCGCCCACGCCGGACGACCTCGATGATCTGCTCTGCCGCAGGCGCGGCACCAAGTTCTTCCTGGCCCACCCCAGGACCATCGCGGCCATCGGCTGGGGCTTCAACGCGTACGGGGTCTACCCGGACAACGTCGACCTCGGCGGCCAGCAGGTCCCCGCCTGGCGCGGCGTACCGATTCTGCCGTGCAACAAGATCCCCATCACCGAGGACAACACCAGCTCGATCCTCGCGATGCGTACGGGCGAGGACAACCAGGGCGTGATCGGGCTGCACCAGACCGGGCTGCCGGAGGAGTACGAGCCGGGCCTCTCGGTGCGCTTCATGGGCATGAGCGAGCAGGCGATCATCTCGTACCTGGTCACGGCGTACTACTCGGCGGCCGTCCTGCTGCCCGACGCGCTCGGCGTCCTGGAGAACGTGCAGATCGGCCGCAGGCGCGACTAG
- a CDS encoding family 2 encapsulin nanocompartment cargo protein terpene cyclase, which produces MPDPGLPTLHPNPALERILRGPSGLGTAGLHLGGARVPVEAASGAEPVASSAPGEQVEPVATVEPVESAGPVEPLEPLEPVEPAEGTPIPGLYHHAVPEPDPARVAEVSRRIKAWAVDEVQAFPPEWEDQFDGFSVGRYMVACHPDAPSVDHLMIATRLMVAENAVDDCYCEDHGGSPVGLGSRLLLAHTALDDLHTTEEYEPAWRESLTADAPRRAYRSAMTYFLQHASPSQADRYRHDMARLHLGYLAEAAWAETDHVPEVWEYLAMRQFNNFRPCPTITDTVGGYELPADLHALAAMQRVIALAGNATTVVNDLYSYTKELDSPGRHLNLPVVIAEREGISDRDAYLKGVEVHNDLMHAFEAEAAALAAACPVPSVLRFLRGVAVWVDGNHYWHQTNTYRYSLPDFW; this is translated from the coding sequence ATGCCCGATCCCGGGCTGCCCACCCTGCATCCGAACCCCGCCCTCGAAAGGATTCTGCGCGGCCCGAGCGGCCTGGGCACGGCGGGGCTGCACCTGGGCGGGGCGCGGGTGCCGGTGGAGGCCGCGAGCGGGGCGGAGCCGGTCGCGTCGTCCGCACCGGGCGAACAGGTCGAGCCGGTCGCAACGGTCGAGCCGGTCGAATCGGCCGGACCCGTCGAACCCCTCGAACCCCTCGAACCCGTCGAACCTGCTGAGGGGACGCCGATTCCGGGGCTTTACCATCACGCCGTGCCGGAGCCCGATCCGGCGCGCGTGGCCGAGGTGAGCCGACGGATCAAGGCGTGGGCCGTGGACGAGGTCCAGGCGTTCCCGCCGGAGTGGGAGGACCAGTTCGACGGCTTCTCCGTCGGGCGCTACATGGTCGCCTGCCACCCGGACGCCCCCTCCGTCGACCACCTGATGATCGCCACCCGGCTGATGGTCGCCGAGAACGCCGTCGACGACTGCTACTGCGAGGACCACGGCGGCTCGCCCGTCGGCCTCGGCAGCCGCCTGCTGCTGGCCCACACCGCCCTCGATGACCTGCACACGACGGAGGAGTACGAACCGGCGTGGCGGGAGTCGCTCACGGCGGACGCGCCGCGCCGCGCGTACCGCTCCGCCATGACGTACTTCCTCCAGCACGCCTCGCCGTCCCAGGCCGACCGTTATCGGCACGACATGGCCCGCCTGCACCTGGGCTACCTCGCCGAGGCCGCGTGGGCCGAGACGGACCACGTGCCCGAGGTGTGGGAGTACCTGGCGATGCGCCAGTTCAACAACTTCCGCCCCTGCCCCACCATCACCGACACCGTCGGTGGCTACGAGCTGCCGGCCGACCTCCACGCCCTGGCGGCCATGCAGCGGGTCATCGCCCTCGCGGGCAACGCCACCACCGTGGTGAACGACCTGTACTCGTACACCAAGGAACTCGACAGCCCCGGCCGTCACCTGAACCTGCCCGTAGTGATCGCCGAACGGGAGGGCATCTCCGACCGGGACGCCTACCTGAAGGGGGTCGAGGTCCACAACGACCTGATGCACGCCTTCGAGGCGGAAGCGGCGGCCCTCGCGGCGGCCTGCCCCGTCCCGAGCGTGCTGCGCTTCCTGCGGGGAGTGGCCGTGTGGGTCGACGGCAACCACTACTGGCATCAGACCAACACCTACCGATACAGCCTGCCCGACTTCTGGTAA
- a CDS encoding geranyl diphosphate 2-C-methyltransferase, with translation MTSTDLANGTSLSIPAPASPYQGDIARYWDGEARPVNLRLGDVDGLYHHHYGVGDVDQDALGDAADSEYEKRLIAELHRLESAQTDVLLDQLGPVGRDDTVVDAGCGRGGSLVMAHQRFGCRAEGVTLSAKQADFANRRARELGMEEYVHARVCNMLATPFETGQAKASWNNESSMYVDLDDLFAEHSRILAPGGRYVTITGCWNPRYGQPSKWVSQINAHFECNIHSRREYLKAMADNRLVPQAIVDLTDATLPYWELRATSSLVTGIEEAFINSYRDGSFQYVLIAADRV, from the coding sequence GTGACCAGCACTGATCTCGCCAACGGTACGTCCCTGTCCATCCCCGCTCCGGCATCCCCCTACCAAGGGGACATCGCCCGCTACTGGGACGGGGAGGCCAGGCCGGTGAACCTGCGCCTCGGCGACGTCGACGGGCTCTACCACCACCACTACGGCGTCGGGGACGTCGACCAGGACGCGTTGGGTGACGCGGCCGACAGCGAGTACGAGAAGAGGCTGATCGCCGAGCTCCACCGGCTGGAGTCGGCGCAGACCGACGTGCTCCTCGACCAGCTCGGACCGGTCGGGCGCGACGACACGGTCGTGGACGCGGGGTGCGGGCGCGGCGGCTCGCTGGTCATGGCGCACCAGCGGTTCGGCTGCCGGGCCGAGGGGGTCACCCTCTCCGCCAAGCAGGCCGACTTCGCCAACCGGCGTGCCCGTGAACTCGGCATGGAGGAGTACGTCCACGCCCGCGTGTGCAACATGCTCGCCACACCGTTCGAGACGGGCCAGGCCAAGGCCTCGTGGAACAACGAGTCCAGCATGTACGTCGATCTGGACGACCTCTTCGCCGAGCACTCCCGCATCCTCGCGCCCGGCGGCCGCTACGTGACCATCACCGGCTGCTGGAACCCGCGGTACGGGCAGCCCTCGAAGTGGGTCTCCCAGATCAACGCCCACTTCGAGTGCAACATCCACTCCCGCAGGGAGTACCTGAAGGCCATGGCCGACAACCGCCTCGTGCCGCAGGCCATCGTCGACCTGACGGACGCCACGCTGCCCTACTGGGAGCTGCGGGCGACGTCGTCGCTGGTCACCGGCATCGAAGAAGCGTTCATCAACTCGTACAGGGACGGCTCGTTCCAGTACGTGCTGATCGCCGCCGACCGGGTCTGA
- a CDS encoding discoidin domain-containing protein, whose protein sequence is MPDQPETDDMPNSPDNTKPCPECGTPARQHGQSFCDSCGAFLRWDTPAGTPGPARPGNAPADPRVDPRVDPRVAPPAGAGAGAGAGSTDTTVPLPSTGPENRPAEPSAGPPRPSDTAIRSLLVPVPEGSEPVAPETPGSVLPGRPEAARPRVRQPAVPAEPESGAPCPSCGTPNAPRRHFCRSCASPLKDHAAPAAEGPYAGQRPRLHRDRTRWIARAVGVAVVVGLVAGGIFGGPPAARAVQDHFAKRVPVHPNDYSASHAAPKQAAKLAFDGYSNTWWGTGYSGDSAGQWIQADFDQPTDLLNLLITPGTSPRSAQAAEQARPMEFDIVVNDSAGKEHVMHRRINDGGVQKLDVRVRDAVNARLILRSAYGTGKKRQVAIAELEFFGRSTGGQ, encoded by the coding sequence ATGCCCGACCAGCCCGAGACGGACGACATGCCGAACTCCCCCGATAACACGAAGCCGTGCCCCGAGTGCGGCACCCCGGCCCGCCAGCACGGCCAGTCCTTCTGCGACTCGTGCGGGGCCTTCCTCCGCTGGGACACCCCGGCCGGCACGCCGGGCCCCGCCCGCCCCGGCAACGCTCCGGCCGACCCCCGCGTCGACCCCCGCGTCGACCCCCGTGTCGCTCCCCCCGCCGGAGCGGGTGCGGGCGCCGGTGCCGGGTCGACCGACACCACCGTCCCGCTCCCCTCCACCGGCCCCGAGAACCGCCCCGCGGAACCGTCCGCCGGGCCGCCCCGGCCCTCCGACACCGCCATACGGTCCCTGCTCGTGCCCGTGCCCGAGGGCTCCGAGCCGGTCGCGCCGGAGACGCCGGGCAGCGTGCTGCCGGGCAGGCCCGAGGCGGCACGGCCGCGCGTACGGCAGCCCGCCGTGCCCGCCGAGCCGGAGTCGGGCGCGCCGTGCCCGAGCTGCGGGACGCCCAACGCTCCCCGCCGCCACTTCTGCCGCAGCTGCGCGAGCCCGCTCAAGGACCATGCCGCCCCGGCCGCCGAGGGCCCGTACGCGGGACAGCGCCCCCGGCTCCACCGCGACCGCACCCGCTGGATCGCGCGGGCCGTGGGCGTCGCCGTGGTCGTCGGCCTGGTGGCGGGCGGCATCTTCGGCGGGCCGCCGGCCGCGCGGGCCGTGCAGGACCACTTCGCCAAGCGGGTCCCCGTGCACCCCAACGACTACAGCGCCTCGCACGCCGCCCCCAAGCAGGCCGCCAAGCTCGCCTTCGACGGCTACAGCAACACCTGGTGGGGCACCGGCTACTCCGGCGACTCGGCGGGCCAGTGGATCCAGGCCGACTTCGACCAGCCCACCGACCTGCTCAACCTCCTGATCACGCCGGGCACTTCGCCGCGCAGCGCGCAGGCCGCCGAGCAGGCCCGGCCGATGGAGTTCGACATCGTGGTCAACGACTCGGCGGGCAAGGAGCACGTGATGCACCGCCGCATCAACGACGGCGGTGTGCAGAAGCTCGACGTGCGCGTACGGGACGCGGTGAACGCACGGCTGATCCTGCGTTCCGCGTACGGCACCGGCAAGAAGCGCCAAGTGGCCATCGCCGAGCTGGAGTTCTTCGGCCGCTCCACGGGAGGACAGTAG
- a CDS encoding phage tail protein, with amino-acid sequence MGSAHPIGDQLPAVFADDDFILRFVSGLDVVLAPVFAVLDSLEAYFTPALTPADFLDWLTDWVGTELDGTEPLATRRQAVASAVDLHRVRGTRRGLSAAVELAFGVRPEISESGGAAWSARPLGAFPGTPRPALHVTLRVHDPASVDTHRLRAVVAAARPAHLPFTAEVTATPFPEGT; translated from the coding sequence CTGGGCTCCGCGCACCCCATCGGGGACCAGTTGCCCGCCGTCTTCGCCGACGACGACTTCATCCTGCGTTTCGTCTCCGGCCTGGACGTCGTCCTCGCGCCCGTCTTCGCCGTCCTGGACAGCCTGGAGGCGTACTTCACACCGGCCCTGACACCCGCGGACTTCCTCGACTGGCTGACGGACTGGGTCGGCACGGAGCTCGACGGCACCGAGCCGCTGGCCACCCGCCGCCAAGCCGTCGCCTCCGCCGTCGACCTGCACCGCGTCCGCGGCACCCGGCGTGGCCTGTCCGCCGCCGTCGAGCTCGCCTTCGGCGTACGCCCGGAGATCAGCGAGAGCGGCGGCGCGGCCTGGTCCGCACGTCCGCTGGGCGCCTTCCCCGGCACCCCGCGCCCCGCCCTGCACGTCACCCTGCGCGTCCACGATCCCGCATCCGTGGACACGCACCGCCTGCGGGCCGTCGTCGCGGCGGCCCGCCCCGCCCACCTCCCCTTCACGGCCGAGGTGACAGCCACGCCTTTCCCTGAAGGGACCTAG
- a CDS encoding putative baseplate assembly protein has protein sequence MALPAPHLDDRRFQQFVDDAKRYIQQRCPEWTDHNVSDPGVTLVEAVAHMADQIVYRLNRVPEKNHLAFLDLLGVTLFPPSAARADVTFWLSAPQPEPVVLPAGTEVATSRTETEEAVAFATEADLTVVPCELSAVLRQEDGSTPQDCGQDIFGGRDVAVFAESPRPGDTLLFGLSAAVPRCAAVLQLDSRVDGVGVDPRQPPLVWEAWTADGWTECEVDEDSTGGLNRPGDVVLHIPAGHIVSRIGRQDAGWVRCRVTEAAKGQPFYSASPTVRSAVAFTIGGTTGVAHADVVRDELLGDSTGVPGQRVRLAQAPVVADRPPLVLEVSDGEGSGWAEWQVVDDFASSGPYDPHVTLDAATGEIAFGPAVREPDGSLRQFGAVPQKGAAIRATRYRTGGGRTGNVARGAIQVLRSSIPYVARVENREAARGGVDGETVEEAKVRAPIALRAQERAVTARDYEELARRAAPETARIHCLAADSAEAGENAVRVLVVPQAVPDRGGRLRFEQLVPGEELLSRVTSFLDDRRPLGTRLSVGPPYYQGVTVVATLHSFRAAHAERVRAEALDALYAYLDPLTGGAHREGWPFGRPLRAGEIFAALQRVPGVELVDEVLLHPADPLTGRRGDATDRIELAPSALLFPFDHRVRVIEAR, from the coding sequence ATGGCCCTGCCCGCACCCCACCTCGACGACCGGCGCTTCCAGCAGTTCGTCGACGACGCCAAGCGCTACATCCAGCAGCGCTGCCCGGAGTGGACCGATCACAACGTCTCCGACCCGGGAGTCACCCTCGTCGAGGCCGTCGCGCACATGGCCGACCAGATCGTGTACCGGCTCAACCGCGTGCCGGAGAAGAACCACCTGGCCTTCCTCGACCTGCTCGGCGTCACCCTCTTCCCGCCCTCCGCGGCCCGCGCGGACGTCACGTTCTGGCTGTCCGCGCCGCAGCCCGAGCCGGTCGTCCTGCCCGCGGGCACGGAAGTGGCGACCAGCCGCACCGAGACCGAGGAAGCGGTGGCCTTCGCCACCGAGGCGGATCTGACGGTGGTGCCCTGCGAGCTGTCGGCCGTGCTGCGCCAGGAGGACGGCAGCACGCCCCAGGACTGCGGGCAGGACATCTTCGGCGGCCGTGACGTGGCGGTCTTCGCGGAGTCGCCGCGCCCCGGCGACACGCTGCTCTTCGGGCTCAGCGCGGCGGTGCCGCGGTGTGCGGCGGTGCTGCAGCTCGACAGCCGGGTGGACGGCGTGGGCGTCGACCCGCGGCAGCCGCCGCTGGTGTGGGAGGCGTGGACCGCGGACGGCTGGACGGAGTGCGAGGTCGACGAGGACTCCACCGGTGGCCTCAACCGGCCCGGCGACGTCGTCCTGCACATCCCGGCCGGGCACATCGTCTCGCGCATCGGGCGGCAGGACGCGGGCTGGGTGCGCTGCCGGGTCACGGAGGCGGCGAAGGGCCAGCCGTTCTACAGCGCGTCGCCGACCGTGCGGTCCGCCGTCGCGTTCACCATCGGCGGCACGACCGGTGTCGCGCACGCGGACGTCGTACGCGACGAACTCCTCGGCGACTCCACGGGTGTGCCCGGACAGCGCGTCCGCCTCGCCCAGGCCCCGGTGGTCGCCGACCGGCCGCCGCTGGTCCTGGAGGTCTCCGACGGCGAGGGGTCGGGCTGGGCCGAGTGGCAGGTGGTCGACGACTTCGCCTCGTCCGGACCGTACGACCCGCACGTCACGCTGGACGCGGCGACCGGCGAGATCGCGTTCGGCCCCGCGGTCCGCGAACCGGACGGCTCCCTGCGGCAGTTCGGCGCCGTCCCCCAGAAGGGCGCGGCGATCCGCGCGACCCGCTACCGCACGGGCGGCGGCCGCACGGGCAACGTGGCGCGCGGCGCCATCCAGGTCCTGCGCAGCTCCATCCCGTACGTCGCCCGCGTGGAGAACCGCGAGGCGGCGCGCGGCGGTGTCGACGGCGAGACGGTCGAGGAGGCGAAGGTCCGCGCGCCGATCGCGCTGCGCGCGCAGGAGCGGGCCGTGACGGCGCGCGACTACGAGGAGCTGGCGCGGCGGGCCGCGCCCGAGACGGCGCGCATCCACTGCCTGGCCGCGGACTCCGCCGAGGCCGGGGAGAACGCGGTCCGCGTCCTCGTCGTGCCGCAGGCGGTGCCGGACCGGGGCGGGCGGCTCCGCTTCGAGCAGCTGGTGCCGGGCGAGGAACTCCTCTCCCGCGTCACCTCGTTCCTCGACGACCGCCGCCCCCTCGGCACGCGCCTCTCGGTCGGCCCGCCCTACTACCAGGGCGTCACCGTGGTCGCCACGCTCCACTCCTTCCGCGCGGCGCACGCCGAGCGCGTCCGCGCGGAGGCGCTCGACGCCCTCTACGCCTACCTCGACCCGCTGACCGGCGGCGCGCACCGCGAGGGCTGGCCGTTCGGCCGACCGCTGCGCGCGGGCGAGATCTTCGCCGCGCTCCAGCGGGTACCGGGCGTGGAACTCGTCGACGAGGTCCTGCTCCACCCCGCGGACCCCCTGACGGGCCGCAGGGGCGACGCCACGGACCGCATCGAACTGGCCCCCTCGGCGCTCCTGTTCCCCTTCGACCACCGCGTCCGCGTCATCGAGGCACGATGA
- a CDS encoding GPW/gp25 family protein has translation MSEQFVGAGWTFPLRINAGGGIALARREREIEESIRLVLATAPGERPMRPEFGCAVHDMVFAPVNEATAGRIRYEVRSSLDRWEPRIDVLDVEVSPAPDDPSVLFIDVSYTVRGTNNPRSLVFPFYVIPSTESESGV, from the coding sequence ATGAGTGAGCAGTTCGTCGGTGCGGGCTGGACGTTTCCGCTGCGCATCAACGCCGGGGGCGGCATCGCGCTGGCCCGGCGCGAGCGCGAGATCGAGGAGTCGATCCGGCTCGTGCTCGCCACCGCGCCGGGCGAGCGCCCGATGCGGCCCGAGTTCGGCTGCGCCGTGCACGACATGGTGTTCGCGCCGGTCAACGAGGCGACGGCGGGGCGGATCCGGTACGAGGTGCGGTCCTCGCTCGACCGCTGGGAGCCGCGGATCGACGTCCTGGACGTCGAGGTCAGCCCGGCGCCCGACGACCCGTCCGTCCTGTTCATCGACGTGAGCTACACCGTGCGCGGCACCAACAATCCGCGCTCTCTCGTCTTTCCCTTCTACGTGATCCCGTCCACGGAATCAGAGAGCGGAGTCTGA
- a CDS encoding VgrG-related protein: MSEKTYTSVLHAEIGGSVLPDKLAVLLVEGWVDASVNVPSAFQLTFVDEGGDILEKFPQIKVGAKAVLCPFTDGVRGKPMLTGEVTALEVDSDGGGKQLVVRGYDPGHRLLRNRRVQGFPNMTASDIVRRVAAANKVQLGKIESTPTVYELATQPNITDWDFLSRLAQENDTHLSFDEDGKLCFAKLAPASGAPSDSTPAAQSPYVVEFGHNALHSRVAVTAAGQVATAGVRGWDMRAKRALSAQSPAVRSKDIVTDITPAQLSQPFGKAELTETGWPYTTQAQVTHAARSLADDVAGSFAEVEVAVTGNPDLRPGRPVALKGAGFPFEGKYTATGVRHLFESGRPFTTWLTVSGRQFRSLYGLASGGADAAPPMPGVAMALVSNAKDPLRMNRVKLRFPWLSDTYESDWCRIAQLGGVRGGGLMLPEVGDEVLVAFDRGSLEHPYVLAGLYNGRDKPTPNTDGLQPIDPTSGRVNWRSVSSRSGHTMELVDAKSRMKSGIRLQTGNGRLTVHMDEARTSVTIRSDGTVSISGTRNVSIRAGGNLSLTAGGSLTMSAGGAVDIKAGAKFGVNAGGMADINATGVVSLKSAGAVAVNAVGAVSVTAAGAVAVNAGAAAAITSPATVTLTAPAVLRNGIPF, encoded by the coding sequence ATGAGTGAGAAGACGTACACGAGCGTCCTGCACGCCGAGATCGGCGGATCCGTCCTGCCCGACAAGCTCGCCGTGCTGCTCGTGGAGGGCTGGGTGGACGCCAGTGTGAACGTGCCGTCCGCCTTCCAGCTGACCTTCGTCGACGAGGGCGGGGACATCCTGGAGAAGTTCCCGCAGATCAAGGTGGGCGCCAAGGCCGTGCTGTGCCCGTTCACGGACGGTGTGCGCGGCAAGCCGATGCTGACCGGTGAGGTCACCGCCCTGGAGGTCGACTCGGACGGCGGCGGCAAGCAGCTCGTCGTGCGCGGCTACGACCCGGGGCACCGGCTGCTCCGCAACCGCCGCGTGCAGGGCTTCCCGAACATGACGGCGTCCGACATCGTGCGCCGCGTCGCCGCCGCCAACAAGGTGCAGCTGGGGAAGATCGAGTCGACACCGACGGTGTACGAACTGGCGACCCAGCCGAACATCACCGACTGGGACTTCCTGTCCCGGCTCGCGCAGGAGAACGACACGCACCTGTCCTTCGACGAGGACGGCAAGCTGTGCTTCGCGAAGCTCGCGCCCGCGTCCGGCGCGCCGTCCGACTCGACACCGGCCGCGCAGAGCCCGTACGTCGTCGAATTCGGGCACAACGCGCTGCACAGCCGTGTCGCGGTGACCGCGGCGGGCCAGGTCGCGACGGCCGGGGTGCGCGGCTGGGACATGCGGGCCAAGCGCGCCCTGTCCGCGCAGTCCCCCGCGGTCCGCAGCAAGGACATCGTCACCGACATCACGCCCGCGCAGCTGTCGCAGCCCTTCGGCAAGGCGGAGCTGACGGAGACGGGGTGGCCGTACACGACACAGGCGCAGGTCACACACGCCGCCCGGTCGCTCGCGGACGACGTGGCGGGGTCGTTCGCCGAGGTGGAGGTCGCCGTCACCGGCAACCCCGACCTGCGGCCGGGGCGGCCCGTGGCGCTGAAGGGGGCGGGGTTCCCCTTCGAGGGGAAGTACACGGCGACCGGGGTGCGGCACCTCTTCGAGTCCGGGCGGCCGTTCACGACGTGGCTGACCGTCTCGGGGCGCCAGTTCCGTTCCCTGTACGGTCTCGCCTCGGGCGGCGCGGATGCCGCGCCGCCGATGCCGGGTGTCGCGATGGCGCTGGTCAGCAACGCGAAGGACCCGTTGCGGATGAACCGGGTCAAGCTGCGTTTCCCGTGGCTCTCGGACACGTACGAGAGCGACTGGTGCCGTATCGCGCAGCTGGGCGGCGTCCGGGGCGGCGGGTTGATGCTGCCCGAGGTCGGTGACGAGGTGCTTGTCGCCTTCGACCGGGGATCGCTCGAACACCCCTATGTGCTGGCCGGGTTGTACAACGGGCGGGACAAGCCGACGCCCAACACGGATGGGCTGCAGCCGATCGACCCGACCAGCGGCCGGGTCAACTGGCGGTCCGTCTCCTCGCGCAGCGGCCACACCATGGAGCTCGTGGACGCCAAGTCCCGTATGAAGAGCGGCATCCGGCTGCAGACCGGCAACGGCCGCCTCACCGTCCACATGGACGAGGCGCGGACCAGCGTGACCATCCGCAGCGACGGCACGGTGTCCATCTCGGGGACCCGCAACGTCAGCATCAGGGCGGGCGGCAACCTGTCGCTGACCGCGGGCGGTTCGCTGACGATGAGCGCGGGCGGCGCGGTCGACATCAAGGCGGGCGCCAAGTTCGGCGTCAACGCGGGCGGCATGGCGGACATCAACGCGACCGGCGTCGTCAGCCTCAAGTCGGCGGGTGCCGTCGCCGTCAACGCGGTCGGCGCGGTCTCCGTGACCGCCGCGGGCGCGGTCGCCGTCAACGCGGGTGCCGCCGCGGCCATCACGTCACCGGCGACCGTCACCCTGACCGCACCCGCCGTGCTGCGCAATGGCATTCCTTTCTAG